A stretch of Deltaproteobacteria bacterium GWA2_45_12 DNA encodes these proteins:
- a CDS encoding phosphoribosylaminoimidazolesuccinocarboxamide synthase gives MEKKEKLYEGKAKIIYKTNDPDLYIAYFKDDATAFNNQKKGTILDKGIVNNSISSRLFQLLSQNKIQNHFVEKLSDREMLIKKLTMLPLEVIVRNVAAGSFAKRYGKEEGLVLSRPLLEFCLKDDSLGDPFLNDDAALILGLCHQQQLLTIRNYALMINTCLSQFFDSMEIRLIDFKLEFGLFKGDVLLGDEVTPDTCRLWDKKTDEKLDKDRFRRDMGGVEEAYKTVFDRVMQSK, from the coding sequence ATGGAGAAAAAAGAAAAACTTTACGAAGGAAAGGCGAAAATCATTTATAAGACAAATGATCCCGATCTTTATATTGCTTATTTTAAAGATGATGCCACTGCTTTCAATAATCAGAAAAAGGGGACCATTTTAGACAAGGGCATTGTCAATAATTCCATTTCATCCCGTCTTTTTCAGTTGCTGTCCCAGAACAAGATTCAAAACCATTTTGTCGAAAAACTTTCCGATCGTGAAATGCTCATCAAAAAACTCACCATGCTTCCTTTGGAGGTCATTGTTCGCAACGTGGCTGCCGGCAGCTTTGCCAAACGTTATGGAAAAGAAGAGGGATTGGTCCTTTCACGACCCTTGCTCGAGTTTTGCCTTAAAGATGATTCGCTGGGGGATCCCTTTCTCAATGATGATGCTGCCTTGATTTTAGGTTTGTGTCATCAGCAACAATTGTTAACCATCCGTAATTATGCCTTGATGATAAACACCTGTTTGTCCCAATTTTTTGATTCCATGGAAATCCGTTTGATTGATTTTAAATTGGAGTTTGGTTTGTTTAAGGGGGATGTTCTTTTAGGTGATGAAGTAACCCCCGATACTTGTCGTTTATGGGACAAGAAAACGGATGAAAAGCTGGATAAAGACCGTTTCCGTCGGGATATGGGCGGAGTAGAAGAGGCCTATAAAACGGTTTTTGATAGGGTGATGCAATCAAAATAA
- a CDS encoding adenylosuccinate lyase: MIPRYSRSEMARIWEPENKFQIWLEIELLALEALEEASVVPKDVSKKVRAKAKFNIERIDQLERELKHDVIAFLTSVSEFVGPEARYIHRGFTSSDILDTALAVQLTQASDLLLAGIDRLLSVLKLRAHEFKNTLTIGRSHGIHGEPVTFGWKLAQWYEEMKRNRGRLEDARETIAVGMLSGAMGTFAHTDLQIEEYVCAKLGLKADPITTQVISRDRHAYYFQVLSLVGSTIEKMAVEIRHLQRTEVLEVEEYFSPGQKGSSAMPHKRNPVLSENVTGLARLLRGYALTAIENVPLWHERDISHSSAERVIAPDATIALDFMIHRMAGIIEKLVVYPQNMKKNLDSMKGMFFSQRILIALTDKGCSREDAYRLVQTNAMKVWDEGADFAQSLKSDSKIMRHLSSSEIDELLDINHYLRNIDAIFNRVFKE; the protein is encoded by the coding sequence ATGATTCCACGTTATTCACGTAGTGAAATGGCTCGTATTTGGGAGCCTGAAAACAAATTCCAAATATGGCTCGAAATTGAATTGCTGGCCCTTGAAGCACTTGAGGAAGCAAGTGTTGTCCCCAAGGATGTCAGCAAGAAAGTAAGAGCCAAGGCCAAGTTTAATATTGAACGCATTGACCAACTGGAACGCGAGTTAAAGCACGATGTCATTGCCTTTTTGACCTCTGTTTCCGAATTTGTGGGGCCTGAGGCGCGTTATATCCATCGTGGTTTTACTTCATCGGATATTTTGGATACAGCCCTTGCTGTTCAGTTAACTCAAGCCTCTGATTTGTTGCTGGCAGGGATTGATCGTCTTCTGTCCGTATTAAAATTGAGGGCGCATGAATTTAAAAACACGCTGACCATTGGCCGTTCGCACGGCATTCATGGCGAACCGGTTACCTTCGGATGGAAACTGGCCCAATGGTATGAAGAGATGAAGCGCAATCGTGGCCGCCTTGAAGATGCGCGTGAAACCATTGCCGTGGGGATGCTTTCGGGGGCCATGGGCACTTTTGCCCATACCGATCTTCAAATAGAAGAATATGTATGTGCAAAACTTGGTTTAAAAGCAGATCCCATCACGACACAAGTCATTAGCCGTGACCGGCATGCTTATTATTTCCAGGTTTTATCCCTTGTTGGCAGCACCATAGAAAAAATGGCTGTCGAAATTAGGCATCTTCAACGGACTGAGGTTCTTGAGGTGGAGGAATATTTTTCACCCGGACAAAAAGGATCCTCGGCCATGCCCCACAAACGAAATCCTGTTTTGAGCGAAAACGTCACCGGTTTGGCCCGCCTGCTTCGTGGCTATGCCCTTACGGCCATTGAAAATGTGCCACTCTGGCATGAACGCGATATTTCACACAGTTCGGCTGAAAGGGTGATTGCCCCTGATGCCACCATTGCCCTTGATTTCATGATCCATCGCATGGCGGGAATTATTGAGAAACTTGTGGTCTACCCACAAAACATGAAGAAAAATCTTGATTCCATGAAGGGAATGTTTTTCTCACAACGCATTTTGATCGCCTTGACCGACAAAGGTTGTTCCCGCGAAGATGCCTATCGTTTGGTGCAGACCAATGCCATGAAGGTATGGGATGAAGGGGCCGATTTTGCGCAAAGTTTAAAGTCGGATTCCAAAATTATGCGCCATCTTTCATCAAGTGAAATTGATGAGCTTTTGGACATCAATCATTATTTACGGAACATCGATGCCATCTTTAACCGTGTTTTCAAGGAGTAG
- a CDS encoding phosphoribosylformylglycinamidine synthase — protein MKAKVFVSLKKGVLDPQGEAILKALQSMGQKEVVSVRVGKYFEVELKNCDSPKAKQVLNQISEKLLANTVIEDFSFQLEE, from the coding sequence ATGAAAGCCAAAGTATTCGTCAGTTTAAAAAAAGGGGTTTTGGATCCACAGGGGGAAGCCATTCTTAAAGCTCTTCAAAGCATGGGGCAAAAAGAAGTTGTCTCTGTACGTGTTGGAAAATATTTTGAAGTTGAGTTGAAAAATTGTGATTCTCCCAAGGCCAAACAAGTTTTAAATCAAATAAGCGAAAAATTACTGGCCAATACAGTCATTGAAGATTTTTCCTTCCAGCTAGAAGAATAA